In Achromobacter xylosoxidans A8, a single window of DNA contains:
- a CDS encoding EamA family transporter translates to MTAATLNTGRNASSSTLLPILSLIGAMASLCVGTSFAKSLFPMVGAQGTTAYRIAIGALILVAIWRPWRFPLTRQAAAKIALYGVTLACMNLLFYMALRTLPLGVAIAIEFIGPLTLAVALSRRAIDFVWIGCAIAGLVLLIPTGQSVHDLDPVGIAFALGAAVCWALYIIFGKMAGNVHGGQATSLGLTAATLVALPIGAAHAGAALLDPTLILAGIAVGILSSALPYSLEMVALRRLPQKTFGVLLSMEPAMGALAGVIVLNEQLSQTQWLAICGIIVASAGCAATARRQNTAPTPAPD, encoded by the coding sequence ATGACCGCCGCAACCCTGAACACCGGACGCAACGCCTCGTCCTCCACCCTGCTCCCCATCCTGTCGTTGATCGGCGCGATGGCCTCGCTATGCGTCGGCACCTCGTTCGCCAAGTCGCTCTTCCCGATGGTGGGCGCGCAGGGCACGACCGCCTACCGCATCGCCATCGGCGCGCTGATCCTGGTGGCGATCTGGCGTCCGTGGCGCTTTCCGCTGACGCGCCAGGCGGCGGCCAAAATCGCGCTGTATGGCGTGACGCTGGCCTGCATGAACCTGCTGTTCTACATGGCCTTGCGCACGCTGCCGCTGGGCGTGGCCATCGCCATCGAATTCATCGGCCCGCTGACCCTGGCGGTAGCGCTGTCGCGCCGCGCCATCGACTTCGTCTGGATCGGCTGCGCCATCGCCGGCCTGGTGCTGCTGATTCCCACGGGACAATCGGTGCATGACTTGGACCCCGTCGGCATCGCCTTTGCGCTGGGCGCGGCGGTGTGCTGGGCGCTCTACATCATCTTCGGCAAGATGGCGGGCAATGTGCATGGCGGGCAGGCCACCTCGCTCGGGCTGACCGCGGCAACGCTGGTGGCGCTGCCCATAGGCGCGGCGCACGCCGGCGCGGCATTGCTGGATCCGACCCTGATCCTGGCCGGCATCGCCGTGGGCATACTGTCCAGCGCCCTGCCCTATTCGCTGGAAATGGTGGCGCTGCGGCGCCTGCCGCAGAAAACCTTCGGCGTGCTGCTCAGCATGGAGCCCGCCATGGGCGCGCTGGCCGGCGTGATCGTGCTGAATGAGCAGTTGTCACAGACGCAATGGCTGGCCATCTGCGGCATCATCGTGGCTTCCGCCGGCTGCGCGGCCACCGCCCGCCGGCAAAATACCGCCCCCACGCCCGCGCCGGACTGA
- a CDS encoding Bug family tripartite tricarboxylate transporter substrate binding protein, whose protein sequence is MFKGILQGALLATALVGVAVAPGMAAAAEFPDHPIRWLVPFSAGGGSDIATRVVAKHVGDALGQPVVVENRPGAATIVAAQETARAAPDGYTLLTAGMSTLALNPWLYQKLPYDPAKDLTPVSTLVALPIVLVVSPDSSMHTLADVTAYLKRDTPGSYASLGVGSPHHLAMELFLDTIQGRATAIPYKGTPPALQDVASGVVPMMMADLAAARPLIQAGKLRAIAVPAAQRSGQLPQVPTFAEAGGPAFEAAAWQGVVAPAGTPAPVVEKLSQAIAQALRSPEVAEQLKLQGMEPTGSTPQAFADYARKEYERWGAVIRSKNISAN, encoded by the coding sequence ATGTTCAAAGGCATTTTGCAGGGCGCCTTGCTGGCGACGGCGCTGGTCGGGGTGGCGGTCGCTCCGGGCATGGCTGCGGCGGCGGAGTTTCCTGATCATCCGATCCGCTGGCTGGTGCCGTTCAGCGCAGGCGGCGGCAGCGATATCGCCACTCGCGTCGTTGCCAAGCACGTGGGCGACGCGTTGGGGCAGCCGGTGGTGGTGGAAAACCGTCCGGGCGCCGCCACCATCGTCGCCGCGCAGGAGACCGCGCGCGCCGCGCCCGATGGCTACACCTTGCTGACGGCCGGGATGAGCACGCTGGCGCTGAATCCCTGGCTGTACCAGAAGCTGCCTTACGATCCGGCGAAGGATCTGACGCCCGTCTCCACGCTGGTGGCGCTGCCCATCGTGCTGGTGGTGTCGCCCGATTCCTCGATGCACACGCTGGCGGACGTGACGGCGTACCTCAAGCGAGACACGCCGGGCAGCTATGCGTCCCTGGGCGTGGGCAGCCCGCATCACCTGGCCATGGAACTGTTCCTGGATACCATCCAGGGCCGGGCCACGGCCATACCCTACAAGGGCACGCCGCCCGCCTTGCAGGATGTGGCGTCTGGCGTGGTGCCGATGATGATGGCTGATCTGGCCGCCGCGCGTCCGCTGATCCAGGCAGGCAAGCTGCGTGCCATCGCGGTGCCGGCCGCGCAGCGTTCCGGGCAATTGCCGCAGGTGCCGACCTTCGCCGAGGCGGGCGGCCCGGCGTTCGAGGCCGCCGCCTGGCAGGGCGTGGTCGCGCCTGCCGGCACGCCGGCTCCGGTGGTCGAGAAACTCAGCCAGGCCATCGCCCAGGCCCTGCGCTCGCCAGAAGTGGCCGAGCAACTGAAGCTGCAGGGCATGGAGCCTACCGGCAGCACGCCGCAGGCCTTCGCGGACTATGCGCGCAAGGAATACGAGCGCTGGGGCGCAGTGATCCGGAGCAAGAACATCTCGGCCAATTGA